A genome region from Littorina saxatilis isolate snail1 linkage group LG16, US_GU_Lsax_2.0, whole genome shotgun sequence includes the following:
- the LOC138950735 gene encoding ankyrin-1-like produces MAEKDDQTLPPGADDVLDTLPRDASPPAGELKATQKTTETKHTDRVGVHRPNTCDPPTGDVTPGPNTGPKSEDVTLTLHEACRQVVKVKVETILFTNHDVVNENDEHGETALHIAAAQGDLDIVATLVSAGADLESQSGLTRTKLHQAGTGVTSFVFGPTGGAAVSEKQTPLHMATKHGHQNVAQYLIEQGAQVNARDSQGTAPLHLASSNNCFEIARILLRHESVVDIRNNNGETPLHAAAEHGHTDMVKLLLDHGAEKDCSARDGATPLFRAAQNGHTAIVKLLLQHGANTEIPWRENSLSRTPLFAASASGHTDIVRHLLDHGAEINFTREDGVTPLHIAAQNGHTEIVRLLLEYGAEKDLMTSGETALYIAALNGHTDIVRLLLEYGAEKDLPMKTGATPLYIAAQQGHTEIVRLLLEYGAEKDLPMKTGATPLYIAAQQGHTEIVRLLLEYGAEKDLPMKTGATPLFIAAQKGHTEIVRLLLEYGAKKDLPIKTGETPLYIAALKGHTEIVCLLLKGGAEKDLMTSGETALYIAALNGHTDIVKLFIEYGAEKDLPTEEGVTPLFIAAHRDRPPSS; encoded by the exons ATGGCTGAAAAAGACGACCAGACTTTACCACCAGGAGCAGACGATGTCCTTGACACACTTCCACGTGATGCATCTCCTCCTGCTG GGGAGCTGAAAGCCACACAAAAGACAACTGAGACAAAACACACGGACAGGGTGGGTGTTCATCGACCTAACACCTGCGACCCTCCCACTGGTGACGTCACACCAGGGCCAAACACAGGACCAAAGTCTGAAGACGTCACCCTGACGCTGCACGAGGCGTGTCGTCAAGTGgtaaaggtcaaggtcgagaCAATCCTGTTCACCAACCATGACGTAGTGAACGAAAACGACGAGCACGGTGAGACCGCTCTGCACATTGCCGCTGCTCAgggtgaccttgacattgtcgCGACGTTGGTGTCTGCAGGTGCTGACTTGGAGTCACAAAGCGGTCTGACGAGAACAAAGCTTCATCAAGCTGGGACAGGTGTGACAAGCTTTGTTTTTGGTCCCACTGGCGGAGCTGCAGTGAGTGAGAAGCAGACACCTCTCCACATGGCCACCAAACACGGGCATCAGAACGTTGCTCAGTATCTAATAGAACAAGGAGCGCAGGTCAACGCCCGGGATAGCCAAGGAACAGCGCCTCTGCATTTAGCCAGCTCGAACAACTGCTTTGAAATTGCTAGAATTCTTTTGCGACATGAGAGTGTGGTTGATATTCGAAACAACAACGGAGAAACTCCACTCCACGCTGCTGCTGAGCATGGCCACACAGACATGGTGAAGCTTCTTCTTGATCACGGGGCAGAGAAGGACTGCTCGGCACGAGATGGAGCAACACCACTGTTCAGGGCTGCCCAAAACGGCCACACAGCCATCGTGAAGCTTCTTCTTCAGCATGGAGCCAACACTGAAATCCCGTGGCGTGAAAATTCCTTGTCCAGGACACCGCTCTTTGCCGCGTCTGCATCCGGACACACAGACATCGTGAGACATCTGCTTGATCACGGTGCAGAGATAAATTTCACACGAGAAGATGGCGTGACTCCACTACATATCGCTGCCCAAAATGGACATACTGAGATCGTCCGCCTTCTCCTTGAGTACGGTGCGGAGAAAGATTTGATGACGAGTGGAGAGACAGCACTATATATCGCTGCCCTAAATGGACACACAGACATCGTCCGCCTTCTTCTTGAGTACGGTGCGGAGAAAGACTTACCAATGAAAACAGGAGCAACACCACTATATATCGCTGCCCAACAGGGACACACAGAGATCGTCCGCCTTCTTCTTGAGTACGGTGCGGAGAAAGACTTACCAATGAAAACAGGAGCAACACCACTATATATCGCTGCCCAACAGGGACACACAGAGATCGTCCGCCTTCTTCTTGAGTACGGTGCGGAGAAAGACTTACCAATGAAAACAGGAGCGACACCGCTATTTATCGCTGCCCAAAAGGGACACACAGAGATCGTCCGCCTTCTTCTGGAGTACGGTGCTAAGAAAGATTTACCAATCAAAACAGGAGAGACACCACTATATATCGCTGCCCTAAAGGGACACACAGAGATCGTCTGCCTTCTCCTTAAGGGCGGTGCTGAGAAAGACTTGATGACGAGTGGAGAGACAGCACTATATATCGCTGCCCTAAATGGACACACAGACATCGTCAAACTCTTCATTGAGTACGGTGCAGAAAAAGACTTACCGACTGAAGAAGGAGTAACGCCACTATTTATCGCTGCCCACAGAGATCGTCCGCCTTCTTCTTGA